The following are encoded together in the Streptomyces rapamycinicus NRRL 5491 genome:
- a CDS encoding helix-turn-helix domain-containing protein, with product MTSNVGPTVRRRRLGQELRRLRQEKGMTAEEVAEELMVSQSKISRLENGRRSISQRDVRDLCRTYKVEDKALVDSLMQMAKESRQQGWWNAFGDVPYSVYIGFETDAASLRVYEPQVMPGLLQTPEYAEAVISGALPEAPQDQIAQRVQVRLRRQERITDPLAPLRLWAVVDEAAMRRVVGNSKIMSDQLDYLVRMSHEPHVTVQALPFDMGSHPGMSGQFTILEFSDESDTSVVYLEGVTSDLYLEKLSDVQSYSMMYEHLRAQALNADQSRQFITEMAQEHARRHQEESEAAPAD from the coding sequence GTGACATCGAACGTCGGCCCCACTGTCCGGCGACGCCGGTTGGGCCAGGAACTGCGCAGGCTCCGCCAGGAGAAGGGCATGACGGCGGAGGAGGTGGCGGAGGAGCTGATGGTCTCCCAGTCGAAGATCAGCCGACTGGAGAACGGGCGCCGCAGCATCAGCCAGCGCGATGTGCGCGACCTGTGCCGCACCTACAAGGTGGAGGACAAGGCGCTGGTCGATTCCCTGATGCAAATGGCGAAGGAGTCGCGCCAGCAGGGCTGGTGGAACGCGTTCGGCGACGTGCCGTACAGCGTCTACATCGGCTTCGAGACGGACGCGGCGTCGCTGCGGGTCTACGAACCCCAGGTGATGCCCGGCCTCTTGCAGACCCCGGAGTACGCGGAGGCGGTGATCAGCGGCGCCCTGCCGGAGGCTCCTCAGGACCAGATCGCCCAGCGGGTGCAGGTCCGGCTCAGGCGCCAGGAGCGGATCACCGACCCGCTGGCCCCGCTGCGGCTGTGGGCGGTCGTGGACGAGGCGGCGATGCGGCGGGTGGTCGGCAATTCCAAGATCATGAGCGATCAGCTGGACTATCTGGTTCGGATGAGCCACGAGCCCCATGTGACGGTGCAGGCGCTGCCCTTCGACATGGGGTCGCATCCGGGGATGAGCGGTCAGTTCACCATCCTGGAGTTCTCGGACGAGTCGGACACCAGCGTCGTCTATCTCGAGGGCGTCACCAGCGACCTGTATCTGGAGAAGCTCAGCGATGTGCAGAGCTACAGCATGATGTACGAGCATCTGCGAGCCCAGGCGCTGAACGCGGACCAGAGCCGCCAGTTCATCACCGAGATGGCCCAGGAGCACGCCCGCAGGCACCAGGAGGAGAGCGAGGCGGCTCCGGCGGACTGA
- a CDS encoding DUF397 domain-containing protein, whose translation MSIQQGKTSMWVKSSYSAGNGACVEISSPVISEIAVRDSKDPQGPTLSFAPASWSAFVSDVSRGAFDLG comes from the coding sequence GTGTCCATTCAGCAGGGAAAGACGAGCATGTGGGTGAAATCCTCGTACTCGGCCGGAAACGGCGCTTGCGTGGAAATCTCCTCCCCGGTCATCAGCGAGATCGCCGTGCGCGACTCCAAGGACCCGCAGGGACCGACACTCAGCTTCGCCCCCGCATCGTGGTCGGCCTTTGTGTCCGACGTCAGCCGAGGCGCCTTCGACCTCGGCTGA
- a CDS encoding SDR family oxidoreductase, producing MPLQGKTVVVSGVGPGLGARVVAACVRDGARVVLGARTEERLPKVAEEVDPGGERTAWRPTDIADEAQCEALAALALDRFGRIDAVVHVAALDSHFGGLEDADFASWARVVDINLLGTLRMTRACLPALKRNGGSVVLIGTQSSSAAPTELRQTAYAASKGALTSAMYALARELGPHRIRVNTVQPGWMWGPPVQAYVTFTAQTEGVGEAEVLGRLTDRMALPELATDGDVAEAAAFLASDRARAITGQSLLVNAGELMR from the coding sequence ATGCCGCTGCAGGGCAAGACCGTCGTCGTCTCCGGGGTCGGACCCGGGCTGGGAGCCCGGGTGGTGGCCGCGTGTGTCCGGGACGGGGCCCGGGTGGTGCTGGGGGCGCGGACCGAGGAGCGGCTGCCGAAGGTGGCGGAGGAGGTCGATCCGGGCGGTGAGCGCACCGCCTGGCGGCCCACCGACATCGCGGACGAGGCGCAGTGCGAGGCGCTGGCCGCGCTCGCCCTCGACCGCTTCGGCCGGATCGACGCCGTCGTCCATGTGGCCGCGCTGGACAGCCACTTCGGCGGGCTGGAGGACGCCGACTTCGCCTCCTGGGCCCGGGTGGTGGACATCAATCTGCTGGGGACGCTCCGGATGACCCGCGCCTGTCTGCCCGCGCTGAAGCGGAACGGCGGCTCGGTCGTGCTGATCGGCACCCAGTCGTCGTCCGCCGCCCCCACCGAGCTGCGCCAGACCGCCTACGCCGCCTCCAAGGGCGCGCTGACCTCCGCCATGTACGCGCTCGCGCGTGAGCTGGGTCCGCACCGGATACGGGTCAACACCGTGCAGCCCGGCTGGATGTGGGGGCCGCCGGTGCAGGCGTACGTGACCTTCACCGCGCAGACCGAGGGCGTGGGCGAGGCCGAGGTGCTGGGCCGGCTCACCGACCGGATGGCCCTGCCCGAGCTGGCGACGGACGGCGATGTGGCGGAGGCCGCGGCGTTCCTGGCCTCCGACCGGGCCCGGGCGATCACCGGACAGTCGCTGCTGGTGAACGCCGGTGAACTGATGCGTTAG
- a CDS encoding sodium:solute symporter family protein codes for MNSLDWVVLIGYFGVMVGIGLWSHKRVDNVSDFFTAGGKMPWWLSGISHHMSGYSAVMFTGYAAIAYQYGITSYVTWSFPIAIGIAIGANLFAPRLNRVRSKLRVASPLEYLKNRYNLPTQQALAWSGVLLKIVDVGAKWAAIATLLSIFTGVSLNQGILITGAVTAVYCTVGGLWADALTELGQFIIQFVAGISMLIAVLHELDGFSTFWTVWDDLPDTHHQPTVGPYTLVFLLAYLFIKTFEYNGGMWNQAQRYMATDSAHSAKRSARLSAILWFVWPLVLFFPMWVAPLIIKTDKPADSYAEMAEHLLPHGLLGLVIVGFFSHTMAMCSSDANAIAAVVTRDIMPAIFKSVREWSSRTGLLAARYTTLLFLALSMAIATQVNSDFFGDIITVVIKWVAGLMGPIAIPLMLGMLHTFRKSGPTAALTSWAMGLIAFYLVNYPINDAIDGGVNLEYQISVPLAVSLVLFIVIGYLKPEDTPERDAILASLNSDDDGPGSASAALSVPEQGDTDGRKSVAGATD; via the coding sequence ATGAACAGTCTCGACTGGGTTGTACTGATCGGCTACTTCGGTGTCATGGTCGGCATCGGCCTCTGGTCCCACAAGCGTGTGGACAACGTCAGCGACTTCTTCACCGCGGGCGGCAAGATGCCCTGGTGGCTGTCCGGGATCTCGCACCACATGTCCGGCTACAGCGCCGTGATGTTCACGGGATACGCGGCCATCGCCTACCAATACGGCATCACCTCCTATGTCACCTGGTCCTTCCCCATCGCCATCGGCATCGCGATCGGCGCCAACCTCTTCGCGCCGCGCCTGAACCGGGTGCGCAGCAAACTCAGGGTGGCCTCGCCGCTCGAATATCTGAAGAACCGCTACAACCTGCCCACACAGCAGGCGCTGGCCTGGTCCGGGGTGCTGTTGAAGATCGTGGACGTGGGTGCCAAGTGGGCGGCCATCGCCACCCTGCTCTCCATCTTCACCGGTGTCTCGCTCAACCAGGGCATCCTGATCACGGGCGCGGTCACCGCCGTCTACTGCACCGTCGGCGGGCTGTGGGCCGACGCGCTCACCGAACTCGGCCAGTTCATCATCCAGTTCGTGGCGGGCATCTCGATGCTGATCGCCGTACTCCACGAGCTGGACGGCTTCAGCACCTTCTGGACCGTCTGGGACGACCTCCCCGACACCCACCACCAGCCGACCGTCGGCCCGTACACCCTGGTCTTCCTGCTCGCGTACCTCTTCATCAAGACCTTCGAGTACAACGGCGGCATGTGGAACCAGGCGCAGCGCTATATGGCGACCGACAGCGCCCACTCCGCCAAGCGCTCGGCCCGGCTGTCGGCCATCCTGTGGTTCGTCTGGCCGCTGGTGCTGTTCTTCCCCATGTGGGTCGCGCCGCTGATCATCAAGACGGACAAGCCCGCCGACTCGTACGCCGAGATGGCCGAACACCTGCTGCCGCACGGTCTGCTGGGCCTGGTGATCGTCGGCTTCTTCTCGCACACCATGGCGATGTGCTCCTCGGACGCCAACGCGATCGCGGCCGTGGTGACCCGGGACATCATGCCCGCCATCTTCAAGTCCGTACGGGAATGGTCCTCCCGCACCGGGCTGCTCGCGGCCCGCTACACCACGCTGCTCTTCCTCGCCCTGTCGATGGCCATCGCCACCCAGGTCAACTCGGACTTCTTCGGGGACATCATCACCGTCGTGATCAAGTGGGTCGCCGGGCTCATGGGCCCGATCGCGATCCCGTTGATGCTCGGCATGCTGCACACCTTCCGCAAGTCGGGTCCGACGGCGGCGCTGACCAGCTGGGCCATGGGTCTGATCGCCTTCTACCTGGTCAATTACCCGATCAACGACGCGATCGACGGAGGCGTGAACCTGGAGTACCAGATCTCCGTCCCGCTCGCGGTCTCGCTCGTGCTCTTCATCGTCATCGGCTACCTCAAGCCGGAGGACACCCCGGAGCGCGATGCCATCCTCGCCTCGCTCAACTCGGATGACGACGGGCCGGGTTCTGCGAGTGCCGCGCTGTCGGTGCCGGAACAGGGCGACACCGACGGCCGCAAGTCGGTCGCGGGCGCCACTGACTGA
- a CDS encoding GNAT family N-acetyltransferase, whose product MPASTAVIRDATHADLDAIAAIFGHYVMETVVTFEETPPTVEDWARRLAELADRGLPFLVAEVDDGRKAPGVPVQGGLTAPGNDGLTVAGYAYAGPWRPKPAYRHTAEDAIYLAPGRTGGGLGAALLDALLTRCAEAGVRQVVAVIADSGSDASAALHRRFGFRPAGLLAGVGHKHGRWIDTRLMQCDLTARAHQ is encoded by the coding sequence GTGCCTGCCTCCACCGCCGTCATACGTGATGCCACCCACGCCGACCTGGACGCCATCGCCGCGATCTTCGGTCACTACGTCATGGAGACCGTCGTCACCTTCGAGGAGACCCCACCCACCGTCGAGGACTGGGCGCGGCGGCTCGCGGAGCTGGCCGACCGGGGGCTGCCGTTCCTGGTCGCCGAGGTCGACGACGGCCGTAAGGCCCCCGGAGTGCCGGTGCAGGGCGGCCTTACGGCCCCCGGGAATGACGGCCTCACGGTCGCCGGATACGCCTACGCCGGGCCCTGGCGGCCCAAGCCCGCCTACCGCCACACCGCCGAGGACGCCATCTACCTCGCCCCCGGGCGGACCGGCGGGGGGCTCGGGGCCGCGCTGCTCGACGCCCTGCTCACCCGCTGTGCCGAGGCGGGCGTACGGCAGGTCGTCGCGGTCATCGCCGACTCCGGCAGCGATGCCTCGGCCGCCCTGCACCGGCGCTTCGGCTTCCGCCCGGCGGGCCTGCTGGCCGGGGTCGGCCACAAGCACGGACGCTGGATCGACACCCGCCTCATGCAGTGCGACCTGACGGCCCGCGCGCATCAATAG
- a CDS encoding glycosyltransferase 87 family protein: protein MTATQTITDSRIHRVRALVLRRPVLCAAVFCLLSFTGFWIAQRAAQVSMVDLLVYRAEGWTVRDAMDLYDMRATEHNLPNTYPPFAALLFTPLTVLSTGVLRTFGTAVNLVLMVAVAHLSLRLVGLPARVPRPAAVLALAAVGVWCEPVWTTLRYGQINLLVTALVLWDLTRRAGHRWAGVGTGIATGIKLTPGLFVVFLGLAGLLLGLRRLRAARGRAGPGGGPPPRRLPNDHLRRAAVATAAFVLTVAFSALALPHDSRRFWTEVVFATDRPGDVEGAGNQNLKGALARVLHTPDPGMWWLAAAALVGLVGLATAVAAQLTDDGHLPNARAWAALTCAVTALMVSPVSWSHHWVWAVPMVPLLAVEAVRRRTAAWTAWTVVTGLLFCSFMVWYAPHSRPARVELHQNPAQMLLTAVYPLLGVAFLGVAGYLTVRAVRRPWRPWEGIGTLGRQRTDAARRRPERTYARG, encoded by the coding sequence GTGACCGCCACCCAGACGATCACCGACTCCCGGATCCACCGGGTCCGCGCCCTCGTACTGCGCCGACCGGTCCTGTGCGCGGCGGTCTTCTGCCTGCTCTCCTTCACCGGGTTCTGGATCGCGCAGCGTGCCGCCCAGGTGTCGATGGTCGATCTGCTGGTCTATCGCGCCGAGGGATGGACCGTACGCGATGCGATGGATCTGTACGACATGCGGGCGACTGAGCACAATCTCCCCAATACCTATCCACCGTTCGCGGCCCTGCTCTTCACCCCGCTGACCGTGCTGAGCACAGGCGTCCTGCGGACCTTCGGGACGGCCGTCAATCTCGTCCTGATGGTCGCCGTGGCCCATCTGTCGCTGCGGCTGGTCGGACTGCCCGCGCGGGTGCCGCGACCGGCCGCCGTCCTGGCCCTGGCCGCCGTCGGGGTGTGGTGCGAGCCGGTGTGGACGACCCTGCGCTACGGGCAGATCAATCTGCTGGTCACGGCGCTGGTGCTATGGGATCTGACCCGCCGGGCCGGCCACCGCTGGGCGGGGGTCGGGACGGGCATCGCCACCGGGATCAAGCTCACCCCGGGGCTCTTCGTGGTCTTCCTGGGGCTCGCCGGGCTCCTCCTCGGCCTCCGGCGGCTGCGGGCGGCCCGAGGGCGCGCCGGGCCCGGAGGCGGTCCGCCGCCACGGCGTCTCCCGAACGACCATCTGCGGCGCGCGGCCGTCGCGACCGCCGCCTTCGTCCTTACGGTCGCGTTCTCGGCCCTGGCGCTGCCGCATGACTCCCGGCGCTTCTGGACCGAGGTCGTCTTCGCGACCGACCGCCCCGGCGATGTCGAGGGCGCGGGCAACCAGAATCTCAAGGGCGCCCTCGCCCGTGTGCTGCACACCCCCGACCCGGGTATGTGGTGGCTCGCGGCGGCCGCGCTGGTCGGCTTGGTGGGCCTGGCCACGGCGGTGGCCGCCCAGCTGACCGACGACGGCCACCTGCCGAACGCCCGCGCCTGGGCCGCCCTGACCTGCGCGGTGACCGCCCTCATGGTCAGCCCGGTCTCCTGGTCGCACCACTGGGTGTGGGCCGTCCCGATGGTCCCGCTGCTCGCGGTGGAGGCGGTGCGGCGGCGCACGGCGGCCTGGACGGCCTGGACGGTGGTGACCGGGCTGCTGTTCTGCTCCTTCATGGTCTGGTACGCGCCCCACAGTCGGCCGGCCCGGGTGGAGCTCCACCAGAACCCCGCCCAGATGCTGCTCACCGCCGTCTATCCGCTGCTCGGCGTCGCCTTCCTGGGCGTGGCCGGGTATCTGACCGTGCGCGCCGTAAGGCGTCCATGGCGTCCCTGGGAGGGCATCGGGACCCTGGGACGGCAGCGGACGGACGCGGCGCGGCGGCGGCCGGAGCGGACCTACGCGCGCGGGTAG
- a CDS encoding ADP-ribosylglycohydrolase family protein, with protein MTATASAATGVWGRAEQQDFRSRVRGCLLGGAIGDALGAAVEFASLDEIRAAHGPEGVTDFLPAYGGRGRVTDDTQMTLFTVDGLIRAQVRRDTGAWHPPTDIHSAHRRWYSTQRDWGPDERRKDAGWLAREEWLYAQRSPGRACITGLADETMGTLERPKNPDSKGCGAVMRSAPFGLLVGWEPQLVFQLAIECAAQTHGHPTGYLSAGAFALIVHGLARGEALDGAVQRALAHLATRPGHDETTNALRHALGAVRQGLPTPDRVASLGEGWTGEEALAMGLYCALVAEDVRHGLLLAVNHGGDSDSTAAVCGNLLGALHGETALPPAWLAEVEGRGTILELADDFAMEMTQGPALHGPGSSSPAWLTRYPRA; from the coding sequence GTGACCGCAACCGCCAGCGCAGCGACCGGCGTATGGGGCCGCGCCGAACAGCAGGACTTCCGCAGCCGGGTGCGCGGCTGTCTGCTCGGCGGGGCCATCGGGGACGCGCTGGGGGCGGCCGTGGAGTTCGCCTCCCTGGACGAGATCAGGGCGGCACACGGACCCGAGGGCGTGACGGACTTCCTGCCCGCCTATGGCGGCCGCGGACGGGTCACCGACGACACCCAGATGACGCTGTTCACCGTGGATGGACTGATACGGGCGCAGGTGCGCCGCGACACCGGGGCCTGGCACCCGCCCACCGACATCCACTCCGCCCACCGCCGCTGGTACTCCACCCAGCGCGACTGGGGCCCCGATGAGCGCCGTAAGGACGCCGGCTGGCTGGCCCGCGAGGAGTGGCTGTACGCCCAGCGGTCCCCGGGCCGGGCCTGTATCACCGGGCTCGCCGACGAGACCATGGGCACCCTGGAGCGGCCCAAGAACCCCGACTCCAAGGGATGCGGCGCCGTGATGCGCTCCGCGCCCTTCGGACTGCTGGTGGGCTGGGAGCCGCAGCTGGTCTTCCAACTGGCCATCGAGTGCGCCGCCCAGACCCACGGCCACCCCACCGGCTACCTCTCGGCCGGTGCCTTCGCCCTCATCGTGCACGGCCTGGCGCGCGGCGAGGCGCTGGACGGAGCCGTCCAGCGCGCCCTCGCCCATCTGGCCACCCGCCCCGGCCACGACGAGACCACGAACGCGCTGCGGCACGCCCTCGGCGCCGTACGGCAGGGCCTGCCGACCCCCGACCGCGTCGCCTCGCTCGGCGAGGGCTGGACCGGTGAGGAGGCGCTGGCGATGGGCCTGTACTGCGCACTGGTCGCCGAGGACGTCCGTCATGGGCTGCTGCTCGCGGTCAACCACGGCGGGGACAGCGACTCCACGGCGGCCGTCTGCGGCAATCTGCTGGGCGCGCTGCACGGTGAGACGGCGCTGCCGCCCGCCTGGCTGGCGGAAGTCGAGGGGCGCGGCACGATCCTGGAACTGGCCGACGACTTCGCCATGGAGATGACCCAGGGCCCGGCCCTGCACGGCCCCGGCAGCTCCTCCCCGGCCTGGCTCACCCGCTACCCGCGCGCGTAG